From Juglans regia cultivar Chandler chromosome 9, Walnut 2.0, whole genome shotgun sequence:
TAAAACTAAACTAATTTTACCAACATCGTCAGTATTTCTAATAGTGGTTGCCACTGGCTCTAGAATTTTTGCATCGGAGAGTTCTTTGGATGCTCCTGGGTCTAACTTTGCTTTCTTTGCTTGTGGCTTGACCTTTATAATCATATCAAATGGACGAGCTGGCCGATTTTTCCGGCCAACTGATTTCTGTTCCTGCAAACAATAACAGGTTTCATTCAGAAACCAATGCAAACTAATAATTCCAGAGGTGATATTCACTACAAAGATTTGAATACAGAACTCAATACAAAACAGAACTCAATCCAAATTGACTTGGCCGACCAATAATAATTAGAATCTGATTACTTCTTTTgtaagtaaatattattttttaccaacTTCTCAAAAAAATTGGTATACAGAACAATGCTTTACTCAGCCAAATTGACTTGATTGGACGACAGTTAATCATTAgaatctgatttttctttttaatttcaatatagAGACACCCTATTAGCAGTCACACGATAATCACAACACAGACAAGGATGAATGTGTTCTGCTTTGGGTTGAGCATCATCTGGGTGGAATCCGCACGAGATAGGACCAACATCTCGCTACTGTTCAATTTATACCAAGCAATTGATGCCAGTTTTAATCTGGCTATGGTCCAAGTGCATACCATCAAGTTATACAATGTTACTTGACGCAAGAAATTTTCCTAGATAGAAGCCTTAAATCACATGGTAGAGATTCAAGTGAAACATCGCGACTTGCTTTATTGGTAAAGGCCCATGAGGTTGTATCGGAGACCTGGGTTTCAATGTGGTTGTGAATATGAGTGTGAGGGTTGCAAGGGTTTGCTGGAAGGAGGGGGTTAGTAGCCCAAGCGGCTTCCAATCACGGGCCAAATCACCAAAATTGGGGAATGGtgcaaaactttaaaaaataaaaactttttaggGGGGAAATTAGTTTTTATAGTCCACCTTATAAAAAAgaccttaaaattaaattaatattcaaagattttttttttcttctcgttATTTTGGTTCGCTATTCTTGGGAGTTAGGTCTGTCCATGcctcaaattgaaaaaagaaaaagaaaggaaaagaaaaaggtcaTAAAGATAGAAATGCacatatatcaaattaaatataacctggattacccataaaaaaaatatacctgGACTATAGGAGCTGGCCCAGCTGGGGATGTTTCCTTGAGCTCATGCAGAATATTAGACTGTGCTGCCAGTGCTGCCTGAAGAAGAAATATCATAACAACCAGGGGCAAGAGATAACGTTAAGTACAGTCTTGAGCCTCAACAAGACCATGCAACATCATATGCCGAAGGACAACTACttcaaaaatttatatgatactTACAAACCTTTCTATTGAAGAGAACAATCCATGTGATGCAAAACCAGTATAaaacttcctttttttcttgCAAGTAAAACCAGTATAAAACTTTAAGCAAAAAGTATATCATGTATAAGGTCCTTGGCTCTAATTCCCTACTACTTGGATGCATAAACGCCCCTTCCACAGACAATATAGTCCACTTAAAACTGAATATCTCTAGATTTCATAGAAACTTCAATCAACTATGCAAAAGGCGCATCTAAGTACACGGGTGTATATAGACATTATGGTGAAAAACGTTTCttgataagtaataaaactttattaaactATGCAAAAGGTGCATCCAGGTACAAAGGGTATACACGAGAGAGTCACCTACCTAGAAgtataagaaaatcatgaaaagtcAACCCACTGAAATTTGTGGGCTTCATCCTAACCCTCTCCAGATATGAAAAGGTCCACTACTCTTATGGCCATGACCCTATCCAAACCAACCCGTTTAAATAAATCACTCCACAAAGCACTAGTCATCTCACAATGGAGTAAAAGATAGCCAATGGACTCCCCATTCCTCTAgcatgtttgggtaatgagacgagatgagaattctgtaaatagtagtaaaatggtttgagttaagatgttttattggattttgaaaaattagaaataaaaagttgaataaaaatattacaaagttaacaaattgtttgaatataattttttaatattatttttgttttaaaattgaaaaggttgtattgttttttgagttttgtttggaagtttggaaaagtgtaatgattaggtaatgattaagttgaagatttgaaattataaagtgttttgtgtttgactgATATTTGGAAAGCAAATTATGACAAGTTTTGAGTGACAAGtttgaagatgagatgagatgttcttaactcatctcaattcccAAACGTGACCTAGTGATAATCATGATTCATATTACAAAACAATTCTCACAAAAACAAAGCAATCATGAACCAAAATTGTTTTGGACATATGCAGTGCTGACCTAATGGTTCTAATCTAAAGGGTTTGAATtaccaaaacttttttctttataagtaaacaactgtattaataagaatagacATAGCNNNNNNNNNNNNNNNNNNNNNNNNNNNNNNNNNNNNNNNNNNNNNNNNNNNNNNNNNNNNNNNNNNNNNNNNNNNNNNNNNNNNNNNNNNNNNNNNNNNNAAGAAGATCATCTTTGACCAGACCCCAACAGACTCTGAAGAAACCAGAGCCGAAGCCATCTGGCCCGGGGCTACTTTCAATGGAAATGGTAAAGAAGGCATCCTTAACATCCTTTATGGTAGGGACTCTGCCAATGACCTGGTTCTCCTCATTGGtaatgagaaattatttgtataaatctcaaatagacaaatctcataCAAATCCTTATAAAAAGGTTGAcctcatctttaaaaaatataaaaaaattattctttattaataagatttatttttttataaaaaatttgtataaaatttatctatttaagatttatatataatattactccaataataataatagcgAAGACCAGGTTAGGTAAAACACGAGTGCCAGACTGACccagaaaattttgaaaataatcaacGGCAGATTTGTGAATTTCAACGGAGGTAGTTAAAACAGTACCATCTGACAAGCTCATATGGCACAAGTTCCTTTAAAGTGCAatcccaatccaatcaaattcCTGGCTCCACTGGTGATCGTAAGCGGCAGATACATCCATACCAATAATTCATCATAAATCCAGCTAA
This genomic window contains:
- the LOC118349473 gene encoding uncharacterized protein LOC118349473; translation: MIFLLQAALAAQSNILHELKETSPAGPAPIVQEQKSVGRKNRPARPFDMIIKVKPQAKKAKLDPGASKELSDAKILEPVATTIRNTDDVGKISLVLYSDESSEEDE